A window of the Pyxidicoccus trucidator genome harbors these coding sequences:
- a CDS encoding response regulator, which produces MNTQPIVLLVDDDADLRDIYTLVLEDLGCTVATARDGQEALEQALARRPDLIITDVCMPRVNGLELCYRLRANERLRDIPLIIHSSEHALIPPRGEVFLHKDGDVSRFTAQVALILGGGRDGPTFASVA; this is translated from the coding sequence ATGAACACCCAGCCCATTGTCCTCCTGGTCGACGACGACGCGGACCTGCGCGACATCTACACGCTGGTACTGGAAGACCTGGGCTGCACGGTCGCCACGGCCAGGGATGGGCAGGAAGCGCTGGAGCAGGCCCTGGCACGGCGGCCGGACCTCATCATCACCGACGTGTGCATGCCACGGGTGAACGGGCTGGAGCTGTGCTACCGGCTGCGTGCCAACGAGCGGCTGCGAGACATTCCGCTCATCATCCACAGCAGCGAGCACGCCCTCATCCCCCCGCGCGGCGAGGTCTTCCTGCACAAGGACGGTGACGTGTCGCGCTTTACCGCGCAGGTTGCACTCATCCTCGGCGGAGGGCGCGACGGGCCCACCTTCGCCTCCGTCGCCTGA